A stretch of Leptolyngbya subtilissima AS-A7 DNA encodes these proteins:
- a CDS encoding 2-phosphosulfolactate phosphatase family protein: MKLFLFHTPEEVPEQGAPDCAIAIDVLRATTTMAAALAAGAEAIQVFSDLDDLLTTSETWPTEKRLRAGERGGGKVEGCDLGNSPLDHSPELSGGKRLFMSTTNGTRCLKRIEHAPTVITAALTTRQAVVDFVLSQQPETVWIVGSGWEGTYSLEDTVCAGAIIHGIIAATGQTFKDLAGNDAAIAAVSLYLQWQDQLLDLMHYASHGQRLLRLNNEADLQYCAQLDVLNIVPRQHELGVLGL, encoded by the coding sequence GTGAAACTATTCCTATTCCATACTCCTGAAGAAGTGCCTGAGCAGGGTGCGCCCGACTGTGCGATCGCCATTGATGTGCTACGGGCCACCACCACCATGGCGGCAGCTCTGGCAGCGGGGGCCGAGGCCATTCAAGTCTTTAGCGACCTCGACGACCTGCTCACCACTAGCGAAACCTGGCCCACCGAAAAACGGCTGCGGGCGGGCGAGCGGGGCGGCGGCAAAGTTGAGGGTTGCGACCTGGGCAACTCGCCGCTCGATCACTCCCCCGAGCTATCCGGCGGCAAGCGGCTGTTTATGAGCACCACCAACGGCACCCGCTGCCTCAAGCGCATTGAGCATGCCCCCACGGTAATCACCGCCGCCCTAACGACGCGCCAGGCCGTAGTGGATTTTGTGCTCAGTCAGCAACCAGAAACCGTGTGGATCGTTGGCTCAGGCTGGGAGGGCACTTATTCTTTGGAAGACACGGTCTGTGCTGGAGCCATCATTCACGGCATTATTGCCGCGACGGGGCAGACATTTAAAGATTTGGCGGGGAATGACGCGGCGATCGCCGCCGTCAGCCTTTACCTACAGTGGCAAGACCAGCTGCTCGACTTGATGCACTACGCCAGCCACGGCCAGCGCCTGCTGCGCCTCAACAATGAAGCCGACCTGCAATACTGCGCTCAGCTCGATGTGCTCAACATCGTGCCCCGCCAGCATGAGCTAGGCGTGCTGGGTCTGTAG
- a CDS encoding DUF1517 domain-containing protein, whose amino-acid sequence MSLRDRFSQISGQTRFVVCRIFVHLSGREVAPLLGVLNQTAREAIDSEGDMQVLGDQLVRVCESLLEYETFWQSAANEGDVLWDEGDAGDYVNELFTDSAGRYGSAIDSDSSRSEDFAIPVTQNVVVMLVVASEGEVPELENNLADVTALKAGLKALVNLNYRGTLRAIQIHFSPAQLGDQLTSDQLIESFPELIPL is encoded by the coding sequence ATGAGTTTGCGCGATCGCTTCAGTCAGATTAGCGGACAGACCCGCTTTGTTGTGTGTCGCATTTTTGTGCATCTCTCAGGCCGAGAAGTAGCACCACTCCTAGGTGTGCTTAATCAAACGGCACGTGAGGCGATCGATTCAGAAGGTGATATGCAAGTGCTGGGCGATCAACTCGTGCGGGTTTGCGAAAGCTTGCTGGAGTATGAAACTTTTTGGCAATCGGCAGCCAATGAGGGAGATGTTCTTTGGGACGAGGGTGATGCTGGAGATTACGTCAATGAGCTATTTACCGACTCGGCTGGACGTTATGGTAGCGCAATAGATTCTGACTCTAGCAGAAGTGAGGATTTCGCCATCCCCGTGACACAAAATGTGGTTGTCATGCTTGTAGTTGCTTCTGAAGGCGAAGTGCCCGAACTAGAAAATAATCTAGCCGATGTGACTGCATTAAAGGCAGGCTTAAAAGCTCTAGTCAACCTGAACTACAGGGGAACTTTAAGAGCGATTCAAATACATTTTTCTCCTGCTCAATTGGGAGACCAACTCACATCAGACCAACTGATTGAAAGCTTCCCTGAACTCATTCCGCTCTAG
- a CDS encoding LmeA family phospholipid-binding protein has protein sequence MTSDPANPVDAAKGSRIISRLLPPAIRLWLHTQLDHLEGLEFAIDGKDRQILGGYLPRVTLAARQAVYQGLHVSQAEVKATDIRVNLPQVLRGKPLRLLQPFPVDGQVTVLAEDLRASLGSPLLGQGLRDVLKHLLAGAVSEKQVPLVRWLGDGDKPSEVDIALASDRMTLHWPGTSLSNDALELTLGLAMRDGRWLCLEQPVATVVSATGEPQSPIVLDETAFDLGPEVDIRQLAVTPAGIDLVGMVQVIPAD, from the coding sequence ATGACCTCTGACCCTGCTAATCCTGTCGACGCTGCCAAGGGCAGCCGCATCATCAGTCGGCTGCTACCTCCGGCCATTCGTCTGTGGCTGCACACCCAGCTCGACCACCTGGAGGGGCTAGAGTTCGCTATCGATGGCAAAGATCGACAGATTCTAGGCGGCTACCTGCCAAGGGTGACCCTGGCAGCTCGCCAGGCGGTGTACCAGGGGCTGCACGTTAGTCAGGCCGAGGTCAAAGCGACGGATATTCGCGTCAATCTGCCCCAGGTACTGCGGGGTAAGCCGCTGCGACTGTTGCAGCCCTTTCCCGTAGATGGCCAGGTGACAGTGCTAGCTGAGGATCTGCGAGCTTCTCTGGGTTCCCCACTGCTGGGTCAGGGATTGCGTGACGTGCTGAAGCATCTGCTGGCTGGAGCAGTGTCGGAAAAACAGGTGCCTCTAGTGCGCTGGCTGGGCGACGGGGATAAGCCTTCCGAGGTTGATATTGCTCTGGCGAGCGATCGCATGACGCTGCACTGGCCAGGGACATCCCTTAGCAATGATGCCCTGGAGCTAACTTTGGGGTTGGCGATGCGGGATGGGCGGTGGCTGTGTTTAGAGCAGCCGGTGGCCACGGTGGTTTCAGCAACCGGAGAGCCGCAGTCGCCGATTGTGTTAGACGAGACTGCCTTTGACCTGGGGCCAGAGGTCGATATTCGCCAGCTGGCGGTTACCCCCGCAGGCATTGACCTGGTGGGTATGGTACAGGTCATTCCAGCTGACTAG
- a CDS encoding tetratricopeptide repeat protein, with protein MTTQARQLSDLLKAGIEQARLGYFEAAIAQFAQAVALDQTCAKGFYNRGCAHRDLGRNGAAIDDFSAALRLEPTFTNAYINRGSVYRLVGQLSEALGDLDRAIELQPTSVKAYGNRGRIKLDLEDYAGAIADFSVVLVEQPKFTKILLWRGLAYLKQGAIAALAEHRREAYQFAVADFSRLLQSQPNHAEAYNYRAVAHFQLRNTYQATLDINRALDCQVDYAEAYINRGMLRHELGDFQGAIDDYTTVLQLNPELQDRSYNQTLVGLALDSPDATLSEDTPLNLRFRLADLYDSRGLLRAQVGDMEGAIADYTLALRFNPHSGRILANRGRVFSRQEDYPAAIADFDCALEINESDAMAYCDRGYALYFLDEWELALDDFNCAIDISPSLAEAYIGRGHTNIRLGHGAALAMDDFRKALELSWDSRKSERSRPL; from the coding sequence ATGACAACCCAAGCCCGTCAGCTTAGCGACCTTCTCAAAGCCGGTATTGAGCAAGCCCGGCTGGGCTATTTTGAGGCGGCGATCGCCCAGTTTGCTCAAGCCGTTGCCCTAGATCAAACCTGTGCTAAGGGCTTCTACAATCGGGGCTGTGCCCACCGCGATCTGGGTCGTAACGGGGCTGCGATCGACGACTTTTCGGCGGCCCTGCGCCTAGAGCCAACTTTCACCAATGCCTACATCAACCGGGGCAGCGTCTATCGGCTGGTGGGTCAGCTAAGCGAGGCCCTAGGTGATCTAGACCGGGCCATTGAGCTACAGCCCACTTCGGTGAAAGCCTACGGCAATCGGGGCCGCATCAAGCTTGATTTAGAAGACTATGCCGGGGCGATCGCAGACTTTTCGGTGGTGCTAGTAGAGCAGCCTAAGTTCACTAAAATTCTGCTGTGGCGAGGGTTGGCCTACCTGAAGCAGGGGGCGATCGCCGCCTTGGCCGAACACCGCCGCGAGGCCTACCAGTTTGCTGTTGCTGACTTTTCTCGGTTGTTGCAGAGTCAACCCAACCACGCCGAAGCCTACAACTACCGGGCGGTAGCCCACTTTCAGCTGCGCAACACCTACCAGGCCACCCTCGACATCAACCGCGCCCTCGATTGCCAGGTTGACTATGCCGAGGCTTACATTAACCGGGGCATGCTGCGCCACGAGCTGGGCGACTTTCAGGGGGCAATCGACGACTACACCACGGTCTTACAGCTCAACCCCGAACTACAAGATCGCTCCTACAACCAGACCCTAGTGGGCCTAGCTCTCGACAGCCCCGATGCCACCCTGAGCGAAGACACCCCCCTCAACTTGCGCTTTCGCCTGGCCGACCTGTATGACAGCCGGGGGCTGCTACGGGCCCAGGTGGGCGACATGGAGGGGGCGATCGCCGACTACACTCTGGCTCTGCGCTTTAACCCCCACAGCGGTCGCATCTTGGCTAACCGAGGCCGCGTGTTTAGCCGCCAAGAAGACTATCCAGCGGCGATCGCTGATTTTGACTGCGCCCTAGAGATAAACGAGAGTGATGCCATGGCATACTGCGATCGCGGCTACGCCCTTTACTTTCTTGACGAGTGGGAGCTAGCTCTCGACGACTTCAACTGCGCCATTGATATCAGCCCCTCCCTAGCCGAGGCCTATATCGGGCGCGGCCACACTAATATTCGTCTGGGCCATGGGGCTGCCCTGGCTATGGATGACTTTCGCAAAGCCTTAGAGCTGTCGTGGGATAGCCGCAAATCGGAGCGATCGCGCCCGCTCTAG
- a CDS encoding diguanylate cyclase domain-containing protein, whose product MTRQSLPQPDISQSQILDIVTAICEASAAGGELEALLQQGVDRLRSLLDTDRVVIYQVLSPEDGLVIAESVAAPWQPLQGERINESCFASSEEDRYRRGQLSLVADVQHSTLDPCYAELLSRLQVQANLAVPIFAGPHLWGLLIAHHCRSPRPWNLSSCDLLVHAARHLGQGVYQHGLQQQLQAFSVRSQTEQLFDLFTHHVEQVLFIRDAVSGQFLYVSAAYERIWGHAPALLYSDPGLWLRQIHPDDLPQVQASLGRQFEGNSVRREYRIVRPNGDVRWVQAHVQVVNDDQNQPRYMVGWAEDCTERRELQASLRATEATLSRRVGQEQLLRMLTARMRESLDLETILGATVAGVKTVFSADRAVIFQILANGDRRIAQQATNPEYITITDSMIPSGPLPAAYLERLYTWQPYIINDMAAEPWPPDLTTFLSTVGVESAMIAPIAHPFGGDRHPLWGILVVHACGEHRQWQPFEANMLQHFADQLNTALHQAELYHQLQAANQELDRIAKVDSLTQLANRRWLDEYLSQQWQRLARERKPLSVVLADVDYFKPYNDTYGHAAGDQCLVEIASAMRFGVRRPADLAARYGGEEFALVLPDTDTAGAIRVVQLVRHHLQTLALPHGASPSGDTITLSFGIATVRPSPDSSAEAILEIADQALYAAKDAGRDQYQVFQPRY is encoded by the coding sequence ATGACGCGCCAATCCCTTCCCCAGCCCGATATTAGTCAATCGCAGATTCTCGACATAGTGACTGCAATCTGCGAGGCGTCGGCAGCGGGCGGTGAGCTAGAGGCGTTGCTTCAGCAGGGGGTAGATCGGCTGCGATCGCTCCTCGATACCGATCGGGTGGTGATCTATCAGGTGTTATCTCCCGAGGATGGCTTGGTCATCGCTGAGTCGGTGGCTGCCCCTTGGCAGCCTTTGCAGGGCGAGCGAATCAATGAATCCTGCTTTGCCAGCAGTGAGGAAGATCGCTATCGCCGGGGCCAACTGAGTCTGGTGGCCGATGTGCAGCACAGCACCCTTGACCCCTGCTACGCCGAATTGCTGAGTCGCCTACAGGTGCAGGCCAACTTAGCGGTTCCGATATTCGCGGGGCCGCACTTATGGGGCCTGCTCATTGCCCACCACTGCCGCAGCCCCCGCCCGTGGAACTTATCGAGCTGTGATTTGCTAGTGCATGCGGCGCGTCACCTTGGCCAAGGCGTTTACCAACACGGACTGCAACAGCAGCTCCAAGCCTTTTCTGTCCGTAGCCAAACTGAGCAGCTGTTTGATCTCTTTACCCATCACGTTGAGCAAGTTTTGTTTATTCGCGATGCGGTGTCTGGCCAGTTTTTGTACGTCAGCGCCGCCTACGAACGCATTTGGGGCCATGCTCCCGCACTGCTCTACAGCGATCCTGGCCTGTGGCTCCGGCAGATACATCCTGACGATTTGCCTCAGGTGCAGGCCTCCCTGGGCCGACAGTTTGAAGGCAATTCTGTGCGGCGGGAGTATCGCATCGTGCGCCCCAACGGCGACGTGCGCTGGGTGCAGGCCCATGTGCAAGTGGTCAACGATGACCAAAATCAACCCCGCTATATGGTGGGCTGGGCCGAAGACTGCACAGAGCGCCGGGAGTTGCAGGCCAGTCTTAGGGCGACCGAGGCTACCCTCAGCCGCCGAGTGGGGCAAGAGCAACTGCTGCGCATGCTGACGGCGCGCATGCGCGAAAGTCTCGATCTGGAAACTATTTTGGGTGCTACGGTAGCCGGCGTTAAAACGGTGTTTAGTGCCGACCGAGCGGTGATTTTTCAGATTTTGGCCAATGGCGATCGCCGCATTGCCCAGCAGGCGACCAACCCCGAGTACATTACCATCACCGACAGCATGATTCCGTCAGGGCCGCTGCCTGCGGCCTACCTGGAGAGGCTATATACGTGGCAGCCCTACATCATCAATGACATGGCGGCAGAGCCCTGGCCACCTGACTTGACCACGTTTCTCTCGACTGTTGGAGTTGAGTCGGCGATGATTGCGCCCATTGCCCATCCCTTTGGGGGCGACCGCCATCCCCTGTGGGGCATTTTAGTGGTCCATGCCTGCGGCGAACACCGCCAGTGGCAGCCCTTTGAAGCCAACATGCTGCAACACTTCGCTGATCAGCTCAATACGGCCCTGCATCAGGCCGAGCTGTATCACCAGCTTCAGGCGGCTAACCAGGAGCTCGATCGCATCGCTAAGGTAGACAGCCTCACGCAGCTCGCCAACCGCCGCTGGCTCGATGAATACCTCAGTCAGCAGTGGCAGCGGCTAGCTCGAGAGCGCAAACCGCTGAGCGTGGTGCTGGCTGATGTCGATTATTTCAAACCCTACAACGACACCTACGGCCACGCTGCGGGAGATCAATGTCTGGTAGAAATTGCCAGCGCTATGCGCTTCGGCGTTCGTCGCCCCGCTGACCTGGCCGCCCGCTACGGCGGTGAAGAATTTGCCCTGGTGCTGCCCGATACCGACACCGCCGGGGCCATTCGCGTGGTGCAGCTGGTGCGCCATCACCTGCAAACCCTCGCTCTGCCCCATGGGGCCAGCCCCAGCGGCGATACCATCACCCTCAGCTTTGGAATTGCCACCGTCAGACCCAGCCCCGACAGCTCAGCCGAGGCCATTTTAGAAATCGCTGACCAGGCCCTCTACGCCGCTAAAGATGCCGGCCGCGATCAGTATCAGGTGTTTCAACCTCGGTATTAG
- a CDS encoding DUF4912 domain-containing protein has translation MSSPRPPLEEMTLRQLRKVASEYEVSRYSRMRKTELIEAIQAIDAKRSLGAAPVSVPKVPAVVPAMAGATAGATPAYTAPTPPPVEVLATVDDGLADLPSGYGESRIVLMPRDPQWAYCYWDIPHTHKDELRRQGGSRLALRFYDVTDIDFLRQTPHSLQQYECDEMAREWYLPIPVSDRDYVAEIGYLCNDGRWLVLARSLPVHIPPVYPSDWVEDHFVTVDWQADLRGKAVAALKHPSQRAAESTNAIYDEVYAMTQSTEVQRVAGSLFGSMQHVPGSMAPEKAISSYVFPSGAGLWAVPGAAAGVPTMSGIGAFNELTMSGAGFAGAGFTMSGAGLTMSGAGFSASAPPIRPRKFWLVADAELIVYGATEPDATVTIGGQPIKLNSDGTFRFQMSFQDGNIDYPIMAVAADGEQTRAIHMTFDRATPSRHTNTKDEAVLEWLP, from the coding sequence ATGTCTTCCCCCCGCCCACCCTTAGAAGAAATGACCCTGCGGCAGCTCCGCAAAGTGGCCAGTGAGTATGAGGTGTCCCGCTACAGCCGCATGCGCAAGACCGAGCTAATTGAGGCCATTCAAGCTATTGACGCCAAGCGCAGTTTAGGAGCAGCGCCAGTTTCTGTCCCAAAGGTGCCAGCGGTGGTACCCGCTATGGCCGGCGCTACCGCTGGGGCGACTCCCGCCTACACAGCTCCAACTCCGCCCCCGGTGGAGGTCTTGGCCACCGTGGATGATGGCCTAGCCGATTTGCCCAGCGGCTACGGTGAAAGCCGCATTGTGCTCATGCCCCGCGACCCCCAGTGGGCCTACTGCTACTGGGATATTCCCCATACCCACAAAGACGAGCTGCGGCGGCAGGGGGGCTCACGGCTGGCTCTGCGCTTCTACGACGTCACCGATATTGATTTTCTGCGCCAAACTCCCCACAGCTTGCAGCAGTACGAGTGTGACGAAATGGCGCGGGAGTGGTACCTGCCCATTCCGGTGAGCGATCGCGACTACGTGGCCGAGATCGGCTATCTCTGCAACGACGGCCGCTGGCTAGTACTAGCTCGCTCCCTGCCCGTCCACATTCCCCCCGTCTACCCCTCCGACTGGGTCGAAGACCATTTTGTCACCGTCGATTGGCAGGCCGACCTGCGCGGCAAGGCTGTAGCAGCGCTCAAGCACCCCAGCCAGCGCGCCGCCGAAAGCACCAACGCCATCTACGACGAAGTCTATGCCATGACCCAATCCACCGAGGTCCAGCGGGTCGCCGGGTCACTCTTCGGCTCCATGCAGCACGTGCCGGGTTCTATGGCTCCCGAAAAGGCCATCAGCTCCTACGTCTTCCCCTCCGGAGCCGGGCTGTGGGCCGTCCCTGGTGCTGCGGCTGGGGTGCCGACTATGTCGGGCATTGGTGCCTTTAACGAACTCACCATGTCGGGAGCAGGGTTCGCCGGGGCCGGGTTCACTATGTCAGGCGCTGGGCTAACCATGTCAGGAGCAGGCTTCTCAGCTTCTGCGCCGCCCATTCGGCCCCGTAAGTTCTGGCTGGTGGCCGATGCCGAGCTGATCGTCTACGGAGCCACCGAGCCCGATGCCACCGTCACCATTGGTGGGCAGCCAATCAAGCTCAACTCCGATGGCACCTTCCGGTTCCAAATGTCGTTCCAAGACGGCAATATTGACTATCCAATCATGGCGGTAGCGGCAGATGGCGAACAAACTCGCGCCATCCACATGACCTTCGATCGCGCTACCCCCTCGCGCCACACCAACACCAAAGACGAAGCGGTATTGGAGTGGTTGCCCTAG
- a CDS encoding cysteine desulfurase family protein — protein sequence MVHRPIYLDCHATTPVDPRVVEAMLPFFTEHFGNPASLTHAYGWEAEAAVTKARETLAAAIHASPEEIIFTSGATEANNLAIKGIAEACFSRGRHIITVQTEHSAVLDPCRYLESLGFEVTYLPVQPYGLLDLDALEKAFRDDTVLVSVMTANNEIGVLQPLAEIGVRCRDRNVFFHSDGAQAIAKIPLDVEAMNLDLLSLTAHKVYGPKGIGALYVRRRPRVPLAPQLHGGGHERGLRSGTLYPPQIVGFAKAVELGLAEMEKESARLIALRQRLWNSLQPLGGMHLNGHATLRLPGNLNVSFEGVDGQALLLGLRGIVALSSGAACSTASTAPSPVLKALGREDGLAYASLRFGLGRFTTAAEIDQVAAGVVSTVQALRQATV from the coding sequence ATGGTACATCGACCGATTTATCTCGACTGCCATGCCACAACCCCGGTAGATCCGCGGGTGGTAGAGGCGATGCTGCCGTTTTTTACCGAGCACTTTGGCAACCCCGCTAGCCTTACCCACGCCTACGGCTGGGAGGCCGAGGCGGCAGTGACGAAAGCCAGGGAAACCCTTGCCGCCGCTATCCACGCCAGCCCTGAAGAGATTATCTTTACCAGCGGAGCCACCGAGGCCAACAACCTGGCGATTAAGGGTATCGCCGAAGCGTGCTTTAGCCGGGGGCGGCACATTATTACGGTGCAGACCGAGCACAGTGCTGTGCTCGACCCCTGCCGCTATCTCGAATCTTTAGGCTTTGAGGTCACCTACCTACCGGTGCAGCCCTATGGGTTATTGGATCTCGATGCTCTGGAGAAAGCTTTTCGCGACGATACCGTGCTGGTGTCGGTGATGACGGCTAACAACGAGATTGGGGTGCTGCAACCCCTGGCCGAGATTGGGGTGCGGTGCCGCGATCGCAACGTCTTCTTCCACAGCGACGGCGCTCAAGCGATCGCCAAAATTCCCCTCGACGTAGAGGCCATGAACTTAGATCTACTATCGCTGACAGCTCACAAGGTCTATGGTCCCAAGGGCATCGGTGCCCTTTACGTGCGACGGCGGCCACGGGTGCCCCTGGCCCCGCAGCTCCACGGCGGCGGTCACGAGCGGGGTCTCAGATCGGGCACCCTATACCCGCCCCAAATTGTAGGGTTTGCTAAGGCAGTGGAGCTAGGTCTAGCCGAAATGGAAAAAGAATCCGCTCGGCTGATCGCACTGCGCCAGCGCCTTTGGAATAGCTTGCAACCTTTGGGCGGAATGCATCTCAATGGCCATGCCACCTTGCGGCTGCCCGGTAACCTTAATGTCAGCTTTGAGGGGGTCGATGGCCAGGCGCTGCTGCTGGGGCTGCGCGGGATCGTGGCGCTGTCATCGGGGGCGGCCTGTAGCACTGCCAGCACCGCCCCTTCCCCCGTGCTCAAGGCCCTGGGGCGGGAGGATGGGCTAGCCTACGCCTCGCTGCGTTTTGGCCTGGGGCGGTTTACTACCGCTGCTGAGATCGACCAGGTGGCAGCTGGGGTGGTGTCCACGGTGCAGGCGCTGCGTCAGGCGACGGTTTGA
- a CDS encoding Rieske 2Fe-2S domain-containing protein: protein MTSLAIAPQSTGFTAALPAGGPNPARFDWAEAWYPVAYVEDLDPVQPTRFTLLDRGIVIWWDAKGQAWRVFEDKCPHRLAPLSEGRVNESGELECPYHGWTFSGDGACTYIPQQAAEAKAQQSGRACAVSMPTAVRQGLLFVYPGKAENAPQVEVPIMGPVEEEPDGWVVLNTFRDLPYDALTLLENVLDVSHIPYTHHKTVGKRENAAPMEMEVLNAGKQGFQGLWPEGPRKGTLGTQHTTFVAPALMYHDLTSKQFGRTLTVVYATPMSKGKCRLFARFPFKFSSKLPATVIGLTPRWYSHIGNNGVLEDDQIFLHLQERELERANRTYAQACYLPTQADRYVLAFRNWVSDFEADPFPGQSLEPALSQVALLDRYHSHTQHCHSCRTALDRIQKLRWGLLGVSAVVWSLLPIAIATGSLTSFATILMGLVPLSTAAAWAGLGILERRFYEGRAIPPRNLPEKKAKARG, encoded by the coding sequence ATGACATCCCTTGCGATCGCTCCCCAGTCCACGGGTTTCACCGCCGCCTTGCCCGCCGGTGGCCCCAATCCCGCCCGGTTTGACTGGGCCGAGGCCTGGTACCCCGTTGCCTATGTAGAAGACCTTGACCCGGTGCAGCCTACCCGCTTCACCCTGCTCGACCGGGGCATCGTCATCTGGTGGGATGCCAAGGGTCAGGCCTGGCGCGTGTTCGAAGACAAATGCCCCCACCGCCTCGCTCCCCTATCCGAGGGCCGGGTGAATGAATCTGGTGAGCTAGAGTGCCCCTACCACGGTTGGACATTCTCTGGCGACGGTGCCTGCACCTATATTCCTCAGCAGGCGGCTGAGGCCAAGGCCCAGCAGTCGGGTCGGGCCTGCGCTGTCTCTATGCCCACTGCCGTCCGGCAGGGGCTGCTGTTTGTCTATCCTGGCAAAGCAGAGAATGCGCCTCAAGTTGAGGTGCCCATTATGGGTCCAGTTGAGGAGGAACCCGACGGCTGGGTTGTGCTCAACACCTTTCGCGACTTGCCCTACGACGCCCTCACCCTGCTCGAAAATGTGCTAGATGTCAGCCACATTCCCTACACCCACCACAAAACCGTCGGCAAGCGAGAAAACGCGGCCCCCATGGAAATGGAGGTGCTGAATGCCGGGAAGCAGGGATTCCAGGGACTCTGGCCTGAAGGCCCCCGCAAGGGCACGCTGGGAACCCAGCACACCACCTTCGTCGCCCCGGCACTGATGTACCACGACCTCACTTCAAAGCAGTTTGGCCGCACCCTGACCGTGGTTTACGCCACCCCGATGAGCAAGGGCAAGTGCCGGTTGTTTGCCCGCTTTCCCTTTAAGTTTTCGTCAAAATTGCCCGCTACGGTGATTGGCCTCACACCTCGCTGGTATAGCCACATTGGCAACAATGGCGTGCTCGAAGATGACCAGATTTTTCTGCACTTACAAGAGCGCGAACTGGAGAGAGCCAATCGCACCTACGCCCAGGCGTGCTACCTGCCCACCCAGGCCGATCGCTACGTGCTGGCCTTTCGTAACTGGGTCAGCGATTTTGAGGCCGATCCATTCCCTGGGCAATCCCTTGAACCGGCGTTGAGCCAAGTCGCGCTGCTCGATCGCTACCACTCCCACACCCAGCACTGCCACAGCTGCCGCACAGCGCTGGATCGCATCCAAAAACTTCGCTGGGGGCTGCTGGGGGTGAGTGCGGTGGTCTGGTCGCTGCTGCCGATCGCGATCGCCACGGGCAGCCTCACCAGTTTTGCCACCATCCTGATGGGTCTGGTGCCTTTGTCCACCGCTGCGGCCTGGGCGGGCTTGGGGATTTTAGAACGCCGATTTTATGAAGGTCGGGCAATTCCACCCCGCAATCTGCCCGAGAAAAAAGCCAAGGCTAGGGGTTAA
- a CDS encoding dihydrolipoyl dehydrogenase family protein — MAVDYDLVVIGGGSAGLVAASAAAQLKAKVALVEREGSLGGDCLHHGCVPSKSLIHASRVAHEVSRGPELGVHAQLEKIDFQAALGHVHRVIDTIQVHDSTERFESLGVEVIYGKGEFIDSRTFTVNGRALKARSYIIATGSRPANPKIEGLEEAGYITNLTVFSLKHQPQSLAVIGSGPIGCELGQAFARLGTEVTLIGGQDHVLPKEDPEAAAVVQAQMEKDGVRILNGTRAQRVEVIDGKKHVYTTNGTVVVDDILLAAGRAPNVESLNLEAAGVAVGKEGITVNSKLQTTNSRIYAAGDVVGGYRFTHVAGYEAAVAMQNALLFPTKTANYRVIPWATFTDPELARVGLTEAEARQRYDDIYILKQDFAGVDRALAEASGQGFAKIITRRNGKILGAHLIGPHAGELIHEVVLAMSNNLKVGALTSMIHIYPTLAEVNSKAALQLTKQKYAKNERLQGVLSRIFGVLRFWG; from the coding sequence ATGGCCGTTGACTACGATTTGGTCGTTATTGGCGGCGGTTCTGCCGGGCTAGTCGCCGCCAGTGCCGCCGCTCAGCTCAAAGCTAAAGTCGCCCTGGTCGAGCGAGAAGGTAGCCTCGGCGGCGACTGCCTGCACCACGGCTGCGTGCCCAGCAAGTCCCTCATTCATGCGTCGCGGGTAGCCCATGAGGTCTCGCGCGGCCCCGAGCTTGGCGTCCATGCCCAGCTCGAAAAAATTGACTTCCAGGCCGCCCTAGGCCACGTGCACCGGGTGATCGACACCATTCAGGTGCACGACTCCACCGAACGCTTTGAGTCGCTTGGGGTCGAGGTGATCTATGGCAAGGGCGAATTCATCGACTCCCGCACCTTTACCGTCAACGGTCGCGCCCTCAAAGCTCGCAGCTACATTATTGCTACCGGCTCTCGCCCAGCCAACCCCAAGATTGAGGGGCTAGAAGAAGCGGGCTACATCACCAACCTGACGGTTTTTTCCCTTAAACATCAGCCGCAATCGCTAGCGGTGATAGGCTCTGGCCCCATTGGCTGTGAGCTGGGCCAGGCCTTCGCTCGCTTGGGCACCGAGGTCACTCTGATCGGCGGCCAAGACCATGTTCTGCCAAAGGAAGACCCCGAAGCCGCTGCCGTGGTGCAAGCGCAAATGGAAAAAGATGGTGTGCGCATTCTCAACGGCACCCGCGCCCAGCGAGTCGAGGTCATCGACGGCAAAAAGCACGTCTACACCACCAACGGCACTGTGGTAGTCGACGACATTTTGCTAGCGGCGGGCCGGGCCCCTAACGTCGAGTCTCTCAACCTAGAGGCCGCTGGGGTAGCCGTGGGTAAGGAGGGCATTACGGTGAACTCTAAGCTGCAAACCACCAATTCCCGTATCTATGCCGCTGGGGATGTGGTTGGCGGCTATCGGTTTACCCACGTGGCTGGCTACGAGGCAGCCGTGGCAATGCAAAACGCCCTGCTGTTTCCCACCAAAACCGCTAACTACCGGGTCATACCCTGGGCAACATTCACCGACCCTGAGCTGGCCCGGGTGGGTTTAACTGAAGCCGAGGCCCGCCAGCGTTACGACGATATCTATATTCTCAAGCAGGATTTTGCCGGGGTCGATCGCGCCCTAGCAGAGGCTTCTGGTCAGGGGTTTGCCAAGATCATCACTCGCCGCAACGGCAAGATTCTCGGGGCGCATCTAATTGGCCCCCACGCCGGGGAGCTGATTCACGAAGTTGTGTTGGCCATGAGCAACAACCTTAAGGTCGGCGCGCTGACCAGTATGATTCACATCTACCCCACCCTGGCAGAGGTGAATAGCAAGGCTGCCCTTCAGCTGACAAAGCAGAAGTACGCTAAAAATGAGCGCCTTCAAGGGGTATTGTCCAGGATATTTGGGGTGCTG